The DNA window GTGGTAATATCTCCTATTACGAAGAGATTATAAATATCTTTTCCGACAAAGGCTATGGGATTTTACTTTTAGATTATCGCGGGTACGGAAAAAGTGAAGGCACACCGTCTGAAACAGGTTTATACAATGATATCGATGCCGCATTGAAATTTTTAAATGAAAAAGAAAAACTTTCAAATAACCGAATTGTTCTTTGGGGTTTATCTCTTGGAGGTGCAGTTGTTTCGGAAGTTGCGTCAAAAGAAAATTTCAAAGCTGTGATGTTACAAAGCACTTTCACGAATGTTAAAGAAGAAGGTATTTATATGTACGGCAGACTTGCCAAAGATAAGTTTAGTAAAACCCTTATAAAAGCTTTCTTTGACAATCTGATTTATCTGCAAAAATATGATACTGAGTCAAAAATTGCCAAGATTTCTTCTCCGCTTTTGATAGCACATGATATTCCTGATGAAGTTATTCCGGTAAAAATGTCTTATGAATTAGCAAAATTAAACCCTAAAGCAAAGCTGTTTATCTCTAAAACGGGTTCACATAACGACGGTACATGGTTTTATGAAGAAGCCTTGAAATTTCTTGAAGATAAATAAATTCATCACTTGATAAGTTAATAGTTGAATGGTAAAGTAATTATATAAAATACTTCACCATTCAACTATTTTATTAAGGAGTTAATTATGTTTAACAACTTCAAAAAGAATTTGATTGAATGTTTTTCCAGGCTTATCGAAAATTCTGCTTATTTAGACTGGATTAAAGCTGTATAGAATTAATTGATTAAGTGAATAGGAGATAAAACAATGTCAGCACAAGTTTACAAAAATGATTTATTTTCTCTCAACGCAAAAATATGTGGCGCAAGCCTGATTATATCCGCTCTTCCTTTGTTTTTGGTTTGCCCGTTAGTTGCAGCTTTTTCTAATATTTCTTTTTTGAATTATCTTCTTATGTTAATTCCTTTAACCATATACACTTTAATATTGAGCCGTTTTATTAAATCCGGTTACATCTCTATTAAAGAAAATTATGCTTTATTCGGATTTAACTTTTTAGCCTCGATAATTCTTTTAGCAGTTGGTTCAACTGTAATTTTGAAAATTTCATCTTTGAGCATTTAGTAATTTAAGGCAATTTTGTTTGAGATATTATATTTAGCAGATAAGAAGGCGGGTACTATTATATGAAAATCACTTTTATAAGTTTTTCTGTTTTGGAGAAGGGTTACGCCAGTGCACTCAAAACACTAGTTTTCCCTATTATCAGTGCACTAACTCCAAAAGACGTAAAAATAAATTTTATTGATGAGCGCGTAGAAGATTTGCCCAAAACAATTGATTCCGACATTATAGTGATGACGGTTGGAACAATGACTTCAAGAAAAGCTCGTGCTTTTGCTTTAAAGCATAAAGATAAAATAATCGCCGTTGGCGGACCTCATCCCACGTCTTTGCCGGAGGAATGCCTGGAATATGCAGACACGATTTTTATTGGTGACGCCGAAGGTACATGGCCGCAGTTCATTGAAGATGCTAAAAACGGCAATATTAAACGAATATATAAATCATCTCATGAAGTTTTGCCAATAAAGCCTGATTTGAATTTTGAATATTTTAAGGGCAAGAAATACAGTTTTGTTGGCATTGCCCAGTTTGCCAGAGGGTGCAAATATAATTGTGAATTTTGTTTTGTGAAAGTTTTGTATCCCGGAAAAGTCAAAACAAAGAATATAGATGACTTTGTGGAAGAAGTCAAGGCTATGCCTGAAAAAATTATATTTTTGATTGACGATAATTTATTTACTGATGAGGAAACGACATTACTTTTGCTTGAAAAAATAAAGCCGCTTAAAAAAATGTGGCACTGCCAAGTAAGTATTGACGTTGCTCAAAATGACAAAATATTAAAAGCCATGAAGGATGCTGGCTTTGCTATGATTATGATGGGTTTTGAAGCAACGGATATGGATACACTAAAACAAATGAATAAAGGGGCAAATTTAAAGCTCAAAAGTTATGATGAAGCCATAAAAAATGTTTATAAGCACGGCCTTATGATAACGGCAGGATTTGTCATTGGTTATGACAACGACACCCCTCAAACAATTCGCAATACTTTTGATTTTGCCATGAAACACCACTTTACTAAAGCCTTTTTTACAATGCTTCAACCTATGCCGGGCACAAAATTATACGACAGACTTTTAGAAGAAGGTAGGGTAACGCCCAAGTGGTGGCTGGACAATAGCTATCAATACGGCGAATGTGCTTTTGACCCGAAAAATATGACAAGAGAAGAACTATCTGTAATATTTGGCAAACAGCTAAAAGAGTATTATACGTTTTCCAATATATGGAAAAGGTTTTTAAAAAATTCTCAATATTTACCGTTCACACGCTCAATACTGTTTTTGGGCGAAGCTTTGCTTTATAAGAAACATGCCAATTTAAACATAAAACTTGATTTAGAATAACACTGAAGAAATGATTAAAGCTATTAAAAGATAAGAGGTAAATATGCAGTCACGAAGTGTAAAAATCTTAAGCATAGGTAAGTACTTGCCGAAAAGAAAAATTTATGCGGAGGACCTTGATAAAAAACTAAATCTTCCTGAGGGTTGGACTGCTGAAAAAGCAGGAGTTTTAGTACGTCATTATGTTGAAAATGAAACCTCTTCAAAAATGGGTGCTTTAGCGGCAAAAGAAGCTCTCGATTCTGCCGGATTAACTTTGGAGGATATTGATTGTATTGTTTGTGCAAGCGGTACCGGCGAGCAGGAAATTCCCTGCACTGCCTCGTTGATACAAAAAGAATTAGGCGGAGAATACTCGGGCATTCCGAGTTTTGATATCAATTCTACTTGTTTGAGCTTTGTTACGGGAATGGATTTGCTGTCTTATCTTATTGACGCGGGAAGATACAACAGAGTTCTTGTCGTTTCTTCTGAAATAACTTCTGTAGGCTTGAATTGGGATGATAAAGAAAGCTGTACCCTTTTTGGAGACGGAGCTGCAGCTGTTATAATCGAAAAAACTCCTGAAAACGAAACCTCTAAAATATTTTGTTCTGACATGAAAACTTACAGCAAAGGCGCTCATTACTCTGAAATTAAAGGAGGAGGAACGAAGCTTCATTCTCGAGAATATTCTGAAAATAATAAAAACGATTTTCTTTTCTATATGGACGGAAAAAAACTTTACAAAATGTCTGCACAAATCTTACCGGCTTTTATTGAAAATATGCTTAAAAATGTGAATTTGTCGCTTTCTGATATGGAACTTGTTATTCCTCATCAGGCAAGTTTTATGGCAATGAAATTAACTCAAAAAAATCTTAATATACCGGAAGGCAAATTTCTCTACACAATCGGACATCACGGCAATACAGTCGCCGCATCAATACCAATGGCACTTTATGATGCTATTGAATCAGGAAGAATAAAACGAGGCGACAAGATAATGTTTCTGGGAACTTCTGCAGGTATGTCAGTAGGAGCAATGGCTTTTGAATACTAAAAAAAATATATTGCTCACCGGCGGCAGAGCTCCCGTTACCCTGCATTTAGCAAGGCTTTTTGCAAAAGCAGGGCATACGGTATTTGTTGCAGAAAGTATAAAATATCATATTTGCCTTTATTCAAATACTGTTAAGAAAAATTTTATGGTTCCGAGCCCGAGATTCAATAAATACGACTATATTCGAGCATTAATAGATATAATTCAAAGAGAAAAAATCGATTTATTAATTCCGACTTGTGAAGAAGTTTTTTATATTTCTGAAAAAATTGACGAGTTATCCGACTATTGCAAAGTATTTACTGACAAGTCCGACAAGCTGAAAAATTTGCATAACAAACATCAATTTATCACTGGCATTGAAAATTGTAAAATCAAAGCCCCTGAAACTCGGCTTATAAATTCACAAGAAGAACTAAACAGGCAATTAACGTTTACAAAATTCCAAAAGGCAGTTATAAAACCTGTTTACTCAAGATTTTCCTCAAAAATTAAAATAATTTTCGAATCTGACGAAAAGATTCCAAATATTGATATTTCGGAAAAAAATCCTTGGATACTTCAGGAATTTACAGAAGGTTCTCAGTTCTGTACTTACAGTATTGTTCAAAACGGAAACATAACTGCACATACTGCTTATCCCACAACATTTACCGCAGGAATCGGCTCAAGCATTGCATTTGAGAATATAGAATGCCCCGAAGTCTTTAATTGGATTTCGGTGTATGCAAAAAAGCTTAATTACACGGGGCAAATTGCTTTTGATTTTATTGAAACACCTGATAAAGAAGTTTATGTGATTGAATGTAACCCCAGAGCAACAAGCGGAATTCATTTGTTTGACGAAACAAATTTAACCCGAGCCTTTCTTGAAAATTCGGAAAAAATAATTACTCCCGACAAATCTGCGAAAGCTGTGATTTTTCTTGCTATGCTGACTTATGGCTTGTGTTCGGTTAATTCTTTCAGTAAATTGCTGAGTTGGATTAAGACTTTTTTCTCTTCAAAAGATATTGTTTTTAAGATGTCAGATCCTCTGCCTTTTGTTCATCAATTCTTCATTTTAGCCGGTTTAGGATTTTTTGCATTAAAAAATAAAATCAAAATCACAGAAGTTTCGACAATGGATATTGAATGGAACGGTGAATCATGAAAATTCTTGTAACAGGCGCAACCGGATTTCTCGGGAAAAGACTGGCTTTAAGATTGTCACAACTTGGTTATGAAGTTACGGCAACAGGCAGAAACACTCTTGTCGGAGCTGATTTGGAAAAACAAGGAATTTGTTTTATAAAGTCTGCTTTGCAGGATACGGATAAAATTATCAATGTTTGTAAAAATCAAGATTATGTATTTCATTGCGGGGCGTTGTCATCCCCGTGGGGGAAATATAAGGATTTTTACAATACAAACGTCCTCGGAACAAAGAATATTATTCAGGGGTGCAAAGAAAACAGCGTAAAAAGACTTATTCATGTTTCGACTCCGAGCATTTATTTTGATTTTAAAGATAAACTGAATATTTCGGAAAAAGACCCGTTGCCCGATAAATCGGTGAATGCTTATGCAAAAACAAAATTGCTGGCGGAGCAGGAAATTGATAAAGCTCATCAAGAAGGATTACCGGTAATTAGCATACGCCCCAGAGCAATATTCGGTCCCGGCGATACAAGTATTCTACCGAGATTAATTAAAGCAAATAATAAAAATTTCATTCCTGTTATAGGTGATAAAAAAGTTTTGGTTGATATAACTTATGTTGAAAACGTAGTGGATGCGCTACTTCTTTGCAAAGATTCTCCCGACTTTACTCTTGGAAAAAAATATAACATTACAGACGGTGAGCCGGTTTTGCTTTATGATTTTTTAGAACTGGTTATTACCGAATTGGGATACGAGTTTAAGCCGAAGTATTTTTCTTATAATAACGCATACAGAATAGCAGCTTTTTCGGAATTCGTTTCGAAAACTTTTTTGTTCGGGAAAGAACCCGTATTGACTCGCTATACAGTCGGAGTTTTAGGTACAAGTCAAACACTTGATATTTCAGCGGCAAAACAAGAGCTGGGTTATAATCCTAAATTCAGTACAACAGAGGGAATAAAAGAACTTATTAAAGAGCGGAGAATTAATAATGCCGGTTAAAGTAAATTTTTTCAGCGCAGGATATTGTACTCATCCTGAAAAAATAGTCATAAAAGGCGGAAGTTCAAAACCGGTCAAATTTTATGCGACTTTTGTATTAATCGAGCATCCTGAAAAAGGTTTAATACTTTTTGATACGGGATATTCTGAGCGTTTTTATACAGAAACAAAAAATTTCCCGTTTAATATTTATGCAAAAATAACGCCTGTTTATTTTAAAGAAGAAAACAGCGCCGTTTTTCAATTAAAACAATTAGGCATCAATCCTAACGATATTAAACTTATAATCTTATCTCACTTTCACGCAGATCATATCGGCGGAGTTAAAGATTTCCCCAATGCCGAATTTCTTTGCTTTAAATCCGCTTACGAAGAAATAAAAGGCAAAAAAACTTTGGCAGCTATGAAAAAAGGTTTTTTGCCGGGCTTACTTCCCGGTGATTTCGAATCAAGGCTGAAATTTGCGGATTCGTTAAACAAAATAAATATTTCTGAAGAGTATTCGCCTTTTGAAACAGGATTTGATGTTTTTGGTGACAGAAGTCTTATTGCAGTTGATGTTTCAGGACATTCAGAAGGTCAATTGGGTTTATTTATAAGTACAGGTGAGAATACTTATTTTTTAGTCGCTGATGCCTGCTGGTTAAGCAAATCATATAAGGAATTTATTTTGCCTCACCCTATTGCCGATATTGCGTTTTCCTGCAAAAAAGAGTATTTAAACACGTTAAAAAAATTACACGAACTTTCTAAAAAAAGACCCGATATTAATATTATGCCTTCGCATTGTCCTGAATTTTTGAAAAAAATAATTGATAAAAGAGGTATAGATGCTGAATAAAATAAAAATTTTATACTATTATTTCCGAACAAAATACGGTTTTAGGTGCAAAAACAGTGAAGAACTTTTACACAGGCAAAATAAAGAAGTACTAAACTTCTTAAAAAAAATATTGCCCAAATCTCCATTTTATACTGAATATTTTAAAAACTTTTCGGTTACAGATTGGCAAAATTTTCCCATAATAGATAAGTCTCTTATGATGGAAAATTTTGATAACTTAAATACAGCCGGTATTAAAAAATCAGAAGCTTTTGAGACAGCTTATAATGCGGAAAAATTGCGTGATTTTTCTCCTACAATTAATAATATTACCGTAGGGCTGTCCTCAGGCACATCGGGAAACAGAGGAATATTTCTTCTCAGCGACGAAGAGCGTTTTAAATGGGCGGGAACAATTCTGGCAAAAGTTCTCCCCGGCTCAATTTTTTCCAAACATAAAATTGCATTTTTCTTGCGTGCAAACAGTAATGTTTATACGACCGTAAACAGCAATAACATAAATTTTGAGTTTTTCGACTTATTAAATCCCCCGGAAGAGCACATAAAAAGACTTAATGAATTTAAGCCGTCGGTTTTGGTTGCGCCAGCCTCTATGCTTAGGCTTTTAGCTCAAGCAAAAGAAAATAATAATTTAAATATAACCCCCGAAAAAGTTATTTCAGTTGCGGAAGTTCTGGATTCACTCGACGAAACTTATATCTCCAAACAATTTAATCAAAAAATTCATCAAATTTATCAATGCACGGAAGGTTTTTTAGCCTCCACATGCCGGCATGGGACTTTGCATATTAATGAAGATATGGTTGTTATTCAAAAAGAATATCTTGATAAAGATTTAGGAAAATTTATTCCGATAATAACAGATTTTTCGAGAACCACTCAGCCGATAATAAGGTACAGACTTAATGATATTTTGACAGAAAAAAAAGAACCCTGTCCTTGCGGATCCGTTTTTACTGCCATTGAAAAGATAGAAGGCAGATGTGACGATATTTTTTACTTACCGGCTATCGATGGAGATAAATTCATTCCTGTTTTTCCGGATTTTATATGCAGGGCAGTTATTTATTCTTCGCCGGAGATTGAAGAATATATGGCTATTCAAAATAATTTTGATTTAATAGAAATATTTTTAAAATCATCCTCCGAAAATAAAAATAATTTAAATACTCTAATACAAAACTCAATGAAAGAACTTTTTGAAAAATCGAATTGCAAAGCCCCTGAAATCAGAATTAATTACAATTATGACAAACTTGAAAAACCCTGTGATAAAAAGCTTAAACGTGTTAAGAGAGTTTTTAATATTGAAGAGGTATGATGCAAGACAGTTTTAACATAAAGCTTTATGATTCTTCTGATACAGACTTTTTAGATTGGACTGATTCAGAAGACGACCAATATGCAAAGAACTTCTTACTTCCAATGATAAAGAACGGTACTTCTGATTACATAAATAATGTTAAAACCCTTTTGATGATCTTAAAAATTGATGACTTAATTCTTCCGATAACCATTAATGATGCTGAATACGAAAACTCTTATGTATGTTCTCCTTATACCCATTATATTTCTTATGCCGTTGAAGAATTGAAAACTATAAAAAACCCTTTTATTGAATTAATATTGGCTTATCTTATCAGGTTATTAGGTATAGTATTTAAATTCGGCAAAATAAATAAAACTGTACATATAAATAATTGGCTTTTGTCGACCAATTTATACCCGACAATCTCGCATAAGCAAATAGAAAAAATAACCGAATTTTTAATTCAAAGATTTCCCGAACATTCTTTAATATTCAGGTCTGTAAACAACTATACAGATAAAGAATTTTTAAATAAATTTCAGGAAAATAATTATCAGCTTATTCCGAGCAGACAAATATATTTTTTAAACAAAGACTTGATAAAAGGAAAAGCTAAATGGCTGATAAAAAAAGATTTTAAGCTTCAGGAAAAAAGCGGCTATGAATTATTAGAAAACAAAGACTTTTCTCCCGGGGATATTCCGAGGATTAAAGAGCTTTATGATAACTTATATTTATCTAAATATTCTTATTTAAATCCACAGTTCAATGAAAACTTTATAGATTTAGCCTTAAAAAATAAAATTTTGAATATAAGAGCCTTCCAGAAAGCCGGGAAAATTGACGCCGTTTTAGGATATTTTTTCCGAAACGGAATTATGACAACTCCTTTGTTCGGGTATGACACAAGTTTGCCCATAGAAACCGGTTTGTACAGAATGCTTTCCGCTCAATTGATAAAAGAATCCGAAAAATCGAAATTGATTTTAAATCAAAGTTCCGGAGCCGCATCATTTAAACGGTGTCGTGCATCAGAAGCACAAATTGAATATAGTGCTGTTTATTGCCGACATTTAACTTTATATCGAAGAATTATCTGGAGCATTCTTGAATTTACTCTTAATAAAATTGGCTTAAACTTACTAAAGAAATACAAATTATAATTCTCTTATAATATACATAAAATTAGATTATTTTTCGTATTTAAAGCTGTTTTTCACCAAAAAATTCCCTGTTCTTCAAAAATAATTGCCTGTAAGTTTTTTAGGGAATTTAGGGTTAAAAGTCGCACTGCATCGGCATAAAAAATTAAAATAATGATAAAATTTTTAATAATTCCCTGTAAAGTCCCTGTTATTTTTAACTAAAAAAGAGAATAATGCTGTTAAGACTGCAATATCCATTTTTATTGTTTTATTTTTAATAAAAATTTTAGCTGATAAGTTGACAATAGCTCATGGTTGTTTAAAAATAAATCTAAATATATGTGTTTTATAATAGAAAATAAACAGATAAAATAATTCCAAGGAGGAATAAGTGCCTACAATTAATCAATTAGTTCGCAAAGAACGCGCAAAACAAATCGACAAAACAAAATCACCTGCATTAGCTAGCTGCCCTCAGAGAAGAGGAGTTTGTACAAGGGTTTACACAACCACCCCTAAAAAACCAAACTCAGCTCTCAGAAAAGTAGCAAGAATAAGATTAACAAACGGATTTGAAGTAACTTCATATATTCCGGGAGTTGGTCATAATTTACAGGAACACTCAGTAGTTCTTATACGTGGCGGAAGAATCAAAGATTTACCGGGTGTAAGATATCATACTATCCGTGGAACACTTGATGCTGCCGGTGTTAAAAACAGAATGCAAGGTAGAAGCAAGTACGGTGCAAAAAAAGCAAAAGCAAAAAAATAGGATAGAAAAGTTAATTAAGTAAAATGAGGTTAATAAATTAAATGTCACGTAGAAATAAACCACAAAAAAGAGTACCTTTACCAGATCCTATTTTTAACAGTGAAGATGTGGCAAGGTTCATAAACAGATTAATGAGAAGAGGCAAAAAAAGCATTGCCGAAAGAATTTTTTATAATTCTCTTGATATTGTTAAAGAAAAAATAAAAGAAGAACCAATCGAAGTTTTCCAAAAAGCTTTAAAAAACGTAACACCGTTAATTGAAGTTAAAGCAAGAAGAATCGGTGGTTCAACTTATCAGGTTCCTCTTGAAGTTCGTCCTGACAGAGGATTAGCTCTTGGATCAACCTGGTTAATCGATACAGCTAAAGCAAAAACCGGCAAATCAATGGAAGAAAAACTTGCACAAGAAATTATTTCAGCTTTTAACGGCGAAGGTGCTGCTGTTAAAAAACGTGAAGATACACATAAAATGGCAGAAGCCAACAAAGCTTTCGCTCATTACAGATACTAAGATGCATTTTTTCCAAGACTATCGGTTCTTTGCAAAAAGTCCCTTAGTCTTTTTGCATTTATTATTAAATTATAGCTATTTAGTATAATGATAAACGCATAGAAACAAATTAAATTTAATCAAGCCTAAAATATAGGCAATAATATATTAGAAGGAAAAATTAAATTTAATTGATAAATATAATGAGTTAAAAAAAATAAAGAGGATAATTGATCATGAGCAGGAATATACCCCTGAATAAGTTTAGAAATATTGGTATCGCAGCGCATATCGATGCAGGTAAAACAACAACAACAGAAAGAATTCTTTTTTATACAGGAAGCAGCCATAAAATCGGTGAAGTGCATGACGGTACTTCTGTAACTGACTTTATGGATCAGGAAAGAGAACGTGGAATTACCATTCAATCAGCTGCAGTAACAAGCTTCTGGAAAAACCATCAGGTTAACATAATTGATACCCCCGGACACGTAGATTTTACTGTTGAGGTAGAACGTTCATTACGTGTACTTGACGGCATGGTTGCTGTTTTTTGTGCGGTAGGCGGTGTTCAATCACAGTCAGAAACCGTATGGAGACAGGCAAACAGATATCAGGTTCCAAGACTTATATTTGTCAACAAAATGGACAGAACAGGCGCAAATTTCTACAGAGTAGTTGACCAAATCCGTGACAGGCTTCAGGGTAATGCTGTTCCTATCCAAATTCCTATAGGAAGTGAAACTGATTTGACCGGTATTGTTGATTTAGTTGAAGAAAAAGCTTATATCTACAAAGACGATCTTGGAAAAGAAGTTGATATAACTGAAATACCTGAAGATTTAAAAGAACTTACATCAAAATATAGAGAACAGCTTATTGAAGCAGTTTCAGAACATGATGACGAATTAATGATGAAATTTCTCGAAGGAGAATCACCTTCTACAGAAGAAATTAAATCAGCCCTCAGAAAAGCAACAATCGCAAACAAAATTTTACCTGTAACCTGCGGTTCAGCGTTCAAAAATAAAGGCGTTCAGTTGTTGCTTGATGCAGTAATTGATTATATGCCATCACCTGTTGATATTCCACCTATTAAAGGGCTGAATCTTGACGGAACAGAAGCTTTAAGACCAAGTAACGATGAAGCACCATTTTCAGCGTTGGCTTTTAAAATTATAACTGACCCTTATGTAGGAAGATTAACATTTATAAGAGTATATAGCGGAGTTCTAAAAGCAGGAAGCTATGTAATGAACACCACTACAGGGAAAAAAGAACGTATAAGCCGTTTATTACAAATGCAAGCTGATACAAGAAATGATATTGACGAAGTAAGAGCAGGTGATTTGGCTGCTGCTGTAGGTCTTAAATCTACAACAACAGGTGATACACTTTGTGATGAAACAAACCCTGTTATTTTAGAATCAATGGAATTCCCTGAACCTGTAATTTCTATCGCTATCGAACCTAAAACAAAGGTTGATCAAGATAAATTATCAATGGCTCTTAACAAACTTGCTGAAGAAGATCCGACTTTTAAAGTTAGGATTGATGCTGAAACAGGTCAGACAATTATTGCCGGAATGGGCGAATTGCACCTTGAAATCATTATTGACAGACTTTTAAGAGAGTTTAAAGTTGGCGCTAACGTCGGTAAACCTCAGGTTGCGTACAGAGAAACAATCACCAAAACTGTTGAAGTTGAAGGTAAATTTATCCGTCAATCAGGCGGTCGTGGTCAATATGGACACGTTTGGATTAAACTTGAGCCACAAGAACAAGGCAAAGGCTTTACATTCGAAAATAAAACCGTAGGTGGTTCAGTTCCTAAAGAATATGTAGGTGCTGTTCAAAAAGGTATCGAAGAAAGTATGACTGGCGGTGTAATTGCAGGATACGAAGTAATCGACTTTAAAGCGTCCCTCTTTGACGGAAGCTATCACGAAGTTGACTCCTCCGAGATGGCATTTAAAGCAGCTGGAAGTATAGCTTTTAAAGAAGGTGTTAGAAAAGCAGGCGGTGTTTTGCTTGAGCCTATAATGAAAGTAGAAATCGAAGTTCCTGAAGATTTTCTTGGTGATGTAATCGGTGATCTCTCTTCCAGAAGAGGACGCATCGAAGGTATGGAAGCTATCGAAGGAACAGGCATCCAAAAAGTAAACGCAGCAGTGCCTCTTTCTGAGATGTTCGGTTATGCGACTGATATCAGAAGCAAAACACAGGGACG is part of the bacterium genome and encodes:
- the fusA gene encoding elongation factor G, with product MSRNIPLNKFRNIGIAAHIDAGKTTTTERILFYTGSSHKIGEVHDGTSVTDFMDQERERGITIQSAAVTSFWKNHQVNIIDTPGHVDFTVEVERSLRVLDGMVAVFCAVGGVQSQSETVWRQANRYQVPRLIFVNKMDRTGANFYRVVDQIRDRLQGNAVPIQIPIGSETDLTGIVDLVEEKAYIYKDDLGKEVDITEIPEDLKELTSKYREQLIEAVSEHDDELMMKFLEGESPSTEEIKSALRKATIANKILPVTCGSAFKNKGVQLLLDAVIDYMPSPVDIPPIKGLNLDGTEALRPSNDEAPFSALAFKIITDPYVGRLTFIRVYSGVLKAGSYVMNTTTGKKERISRLLQMQADTRNDIDEVRAGDLAAAVGLKSTTTGDTLCDETNPVILESMEFPEPVISIAIEPKTKVDQDKLSMALNKLAEEDPTFKVRIDAETGQTIIAGMGELHLEIIIDRLLREFKVGANVGKPQVAYRETITKTVEVEGKFIRQSGGRGQYGHVWIKLEPQEQGKGFTFENKTVGGSVPKEYVGAVQKGIEESMTGGVIAGYEVIDFKASLFDGSYHEVDSSEMAFKAAGSIAFKEGVRKAGGVLLEPIMKVEIEVPEDFLGDVIGDLSSRRGRIEGMEAIEGTGIQKVNAAVPLSEMFGYATDIRSKTQGRGTFTMEFSKYEQVPNNIAEEIIGKAAV
- the rpsG gene encoding 30S ribosomal protein S7 codes for the protein MSRRNKPQKRVPLPDPIFNSEDVARFINRLMRRGKKSIAERIFYNSLDIVKEKIKEEPIEVFQKALKNVTPLIEVKARRIGGSTYQVPLEVRPDRGLALGSTWLIDTAKAKTGKSMEEKLAQEIISAFNGEGAAVKKREDTHKMAEANKAFAHYRY